One genomic window of Arachis stenosperma cultivar V10309 chromosome 10, arast.V10309.gnm1.PFL2, whole genome shotgun sequence includes the following:
- the LOC130955710 gene encoding zinc finger CCCH domain-containing protein 58-like isoform X1, with the protein MERYGRSSEGSRSDPSPEWTGTGLEEPVWQMGLGAAEESYPQRPDEADCIYYLRTGFCGYGSRCRFNHPRDRAAAVGAAARTGGGEYPERIGQPLCQYYMKTGSCKFGSSCKYNHPRQAGGSATLVTLNYYGYPLRPGEKECSYYVKTGRCKFGGTCKFHHPQPAGIQVPASSLVPPVSTLPVPVPSPLYQSVQPPSGPSSQQIGVLVARPPLLPGSLVHSPYGPVVLSPAMVPFSGWGPYQAPAASPVLPSTTPSNVGSAQLYGITQLPSSPAAYAGPYQPSGSSLGLSGSSQKEQSLPERPDQPECQHYLKTGECKFGPLCRYHHPPDMSAPKGNVILSPAGLPLRPGASPCTHYTQRGVCKFGSACRFDHPMGSLSYSPSTSSLADMPVAPYPVGSSVGTLALSSSTSELRPELTSGSIKESVSSRIPSSMNTLTGSVGLTLSTGEPVSQSSSQPSAQSSSTSAAADTATTSTVSCTTSSSS; encoded by the exons ATGGAGCGGTACGGCCGGTCCAGCGAGGGTTCCCGGTCTGATCCATCGCCGGAGTGGACCGGAACTGGTCTCGAAG AGCCGGTGTGGCAAATGGGATTGGGTGCTGCTGAGGAATCTTATCCCCAAAGGCCTGATGAAGCTGATTGTATCTACTATTTGAGGACTGGATTCTGTGGCTATGGTTCCCGCTGCCGTTTCAACCATCCCCGTGACCGTGCCGCG GCTGTTGGTGCTGCTGCTAGGACTGGAGGAGGGGAGTATCCAGAGCGAATTGGCCAGCCTTTGTGCCAG TATTACATGAAGACAGGGTCATGCAAATTTGGTTCTTCCTGCAAGTACAATCATCCTAGGCAGGCTGGAGGCTCTGCTACCCTTGTGACACTAAATTATTATGGTTATCCATTGCGACCG GGTGAGAAAGAATGTTCCTATTATGTGAAAACTGGGAGATGCAAGTTTGGTGGAACCTGTAAATTCCATCATCCCCAGCCTGCTGGCATCCAAGTTCCAGCGTCATCACTGGTTCCTCCAGTTTCAACTTTACCTGTACCAGTACCTTCACCGTTATATCAATCTGTACAGCCTCCATCTGGTCCTTCATCTCAACAAATTGGTGTACTGGTTGCAAGACCACCGCTTTTACCTGGTTCACTAGTCCACAGCCCTTACGGTCCTGTGGTTCTGTCCCCTGCCATGGTCCCTTTTTCTGGCTGGGGTCCATATCAG GCTCCTGCAGCAAGTCCCGTCCTTCCTTCTACTACTCCATCTAATGTTGGGTCAGCACAGCTTTATGGGATAACTCAGTTGCCTTCATCACCAGCTGCCTATGCTGGACCTTATCAACCTTCCGGTTCTTCTCTTGGTCTTTCAGGCAGTAGTCAGAAAGAGCAGTCATTGCCAGAAAGGCCTGATCAGCCAGAATGTCAGCATTACTTAAAGACAGGGGAGTGTAAATTCGGTCCATTATGTAGGTATCACCATCCACCAGACATGAGTGCACCGAAAGGGAATGTAATTCTTAGTCCTGCTGGCCTTCCGTTACGTCCG GGGGCATCACCTTGCACACATTACACACAGCGTGGAGTATGTAAGTTCGGTTCTGCATGCAGATTTGATCATCCTATGGGATCATTGAGTTATAGTCCATCCACATCATCCCTGGCTGACATGCCGGTTGCACCCTATCCTGTTGGTTCTTCGGTTGGTACACTTGCTCTGTCATCTTCAACATCAGAGTTGCGGCCTGAGCTCACCTCAGGATCCATCAAGGAGTCTGTTTCATCTCGGATACCATCTTCAATGAACACATTGACCGGATCAGTCGGCTTGACTTTGTCAACGGGTGAACCTGTTTCTCAATCAAGCAGTCAACCATCTGCTCAGAGTTCCAGTACATCAGCAGCTGCTGATACTGCCACAACTAGTACTGTCTCTTGCACCACCTCAAGCTCGAGCTAA
- the LOC130955710 gene encoding zinc finger CCCH domain-containing protein 58-like isoform X2 — protein MERYGRSSEGSRSDPSPEWTGTGLEEPVWQMGLGAAEESYPQRPDEADCIYYLRTGFCGYGSRCRFNHPRDRAAAVGAAARTGGGEYPERIGQPLCQYYMKTGSCKFGSSCKYNHPRQAGGSATLVTLNYYGYPLRPGEKECSYYVKTGRCKFGGTCKFHHPQPAGIQVPASSLVPPVSTLPVPVPSPLYQSVQPPSGPSSQQIGVLVARPPLLPGSLVHSPYGPVVLSPAMVPFSGWGPYQAPAASPVLPSTTPSNVGSAQLYGITQLPSSPAAYAGPYQPSGSSLGLSGSSQKEQSLPERPDQPECQHYLKTGECKFGPLCRYHHPPDMSAPKGNVILSPAGLPLRPGFLPLMYCS, from the exons ATGGAGCGGTACGGCCGGTCCAGCGAGGGTTCCCGGTCTGATCCATCGCCGGAGTGGACCGGAACTGGTCTCGAAG AGCCGGTGTGGCAAATGGGATTGGGTGCTGCTGAGGAATCTTATCCCCAAAGGCCTGATGAAGCTGATTGTATCTACTATTTGAGGACTGGATTCTGTGGCTATGGTTCCCGCTGCCGTTTCAACCATCCCCGTGACCGTGCCGCG GCTGTTGGTGCTGCTGCTAGGACTGGAGGAGGGGAGTATCCAGAGCGAATTGGCCAGCCTTTGTGCCAG TATTACATGAAGACAGGGTCATGCAAATTTGGTTCTTCCTGCAAGTACAATCATCCTAGGCAGGCTGGAGGCTCTGCTACCCTTGTGACACTAAATTATTATGGTTATCCATTGCGACCG GGTGAGAAAGAATGTTCCTATTATGTGAAAACTGGGAGATGCAAGTTTGGTGGAACCTGTAAATTCCATCATCCCCAGCCTGCTGGCATCCAAGTTCCAGCGTCATCACTGGTTCCTCCAGTTTCAACTTTACCTGTACCAGTACCTTCACCGTTATATCAATCTGTACAGCCTCCATCTGGTCCTTCATCTCAACAAATTGGTGTACTGGTTGCAAGACCACCGCTTTTACCTGGTTCACTAGTCCACAGCCCTTACGGTCCTGTGGTTCTGTCCCCTGCCATGGTCCCTTTTTCTGGCTGGGGTCCATATCAG GCTCCTGCAGCAAGTCCCGTCCTTCCTTCTACTACTCCATCTAATGTTGGGTCAGCACAGCTTTATGGGATAACTCAGTTGCCTTCATCACCAGCTGCCTATGCTGGACCTTATCAACCTTCCGGTTCTTCTCTTGGTCTTTCAGGCAGTAGTCAGAAAGAGCAGTCATTGCCAGAAAGGCCTGATCAGCCAGAATGTCAGCATTACTTAAAGACAGGGGAGTGTAAATTCGGTCCATTATGTAGGTATCACCATCCACCAGACATGAGTGCACCGAAAGGGAATGTAATTCTTAGTCCTGCTGGCCTTCCGTTACGTCCG GGATTTCTCCCATTAATGTATTGTTCATGA
- the LOC130955710 gene encoding zinc finger CCCH domain-containing protein 34-like isoform X4 has protein sequence MERYGRSSEGSRSDPSPEWTGTGLEEPVWQMGLGAAEESYPQRPDEADCIYYLRTGFCGYGSRCRFNHPRDRAAAVGAAARTGGGEYPERIGQPLCQYYMKTGSCKFGSSCKYNHPRQAGGSATLVTLNYYGYPLRPGEKECSYYVKTGRCKFGGTCKFHHPQPAGIQVPASSLVPPVSTLPVPVPSPLYQSVQPPSGPSSQQIGVLVARPPLLPGSLVHSPYGPVVLSPAMVPFSGWGPYQAPAASPVLPSTTPSNVGSAQLYGITQLPSSPAAYAGPYQPSGSSLGLSGSSQKEQSLPERPDQPECQHYLKTGECKFGPLCRYHHPPDMSAPKGNVILSPAGLPLRPG, from the exons ATGGAGCGGTACGGCCGGTCCAGCGAGGGTTCCCGGTCTGATCCATCGCCGGAGTGGACCGGAACTGGTCTCGAAG AGCCGGTGTGGCAAATGGGATTGGGTGCTGCTGAGGAATCTTATCCCCAAAGGCCTGATGAAGCTGATTGTATCTACTATTTGAGGACTGGATTCTGTGGCTATGGTTCCCGCTGCCGTTTCAACCATCCCCGTGACCGTGCCGCG GCTGTTGGTGCTGCTGCTAGGACTGGAGGAGGGGAGTATCCAGAGCGAATTGGCCAGCCTTTGTGCCAG TATTACATGAAGACAGGGTCATGCAAATTTGGTTCTTCCTGCAAGTACAATCATCCTAGGCAGGCTGGAGGCTCTGCTACCCTTGTGACACTAAATTATTATGGTTATCCATTGCGACCG GGTGAGAAAGAATGTTCCTATTATGTGAAAACTGGGAGATGCAAGTTTGGTGGAACCTGTAAATTCCATCATCCCCAGCCTGCTGGCATCCAAGTTCCAGCGTCATCACTGGTTCCTCCAGTTTCAACTTTACCTGTACCAGTACCTTCACCGTTATATCAATCTGTACAGCCTCCATCTGGTCCTTCATCTCAACAAATTGGTGTACTGGTTGCAAGACCACCGCTTTTACCTGGTTCACTAGTCCACAGCCCTTACGGTCCTGTGGTTCTGTCCCCTGCCATGGTCCCTTTTTCTGGCTGGGGTCCATATCAG GCTCCTGCAGCAAGTCCCGTCCTTCCTTCTACTACTCCATCTAATGTTGGGTCAGCACAGCTTTATGGGATAACTCAGTTGCCTTCATCACCAGCTGCCTATGCTGGACCTTATCAACCTTCCGGTTCTTCTCTTGGTCTTTCAGGCAGTAGTCAGAAAGAGCAGTCATTGCCAGAAAGGCCTGATCAGCCAGAATGTCAGCATTACTTAAAGACAGGGGAGTGTAAATTCGGTCCATTATGTAGGTATCACCATCCACCAGACATGAGTGCACCGAAAGGGAATGTAATTCTTAGTCCTGCTGGCCTTCCGTTACGTCCG GGTTAA
- the LOC130955710 gene encoding zinc finger CCCH domain-containing protein 34-like isoform X3 yields the protein MERYGRSSEGSRSDPSPEWTGTGLEEPVWQMGLGAAEESYPQRPDEADCIYYLRTGFCGYGSRCRFNHPRDRAAAVGAAARTGGGEYPERIGQPLCQYYMKTGSCKFGSSCKYNHPRQAGGSATLVTLNYYGYPLRPGEKECSYYVKTGRCKFGGTCKFHHPQPAGIQVPASSLVPPVSTLPVPVPSPLYQSVQPPSGPSSQQIGVLVARPPLLPGSLVHSPYGPVVLSPAMVPFSGWGPYQAPAASPVLPSTTPSNVGSAQLYGITQLPSSPAAYAGPYQPSGSSLGLSGSSQKEQSLPERPDQPECQHYLKTGECKFGPLCRYHHPPDMSAPKGNVILSPAGLPLRPVYTR from the exons ATGGAGCGGTACGGCCGGTCCAGCGAGGGTTCCCGGTCTGATCCATCGCCGGAGTGGACCGGAACTGGTCTCGAAG AGCCGGTGTGGCAAATGGGATTGGGTGCTGCTGAGGAATCTTATCCCCAAAGGCCTGATGAAGCTGATTGTATCTACTATTTGAGGACTGGATTCTGTGGCTATGGTTCCCGCTGCCGTTTCAACCATCCCCGTGACCGTGCCGCG GCTGTTGGTGCTGCTGCTAGGACTGGAGGAGGGGAGTATCCAGAGCGAATTGGCCAGCCTTTGTGCCAG TATTACATGAAGACAGGGTCATGCAAATTTGGTTCTTCCTGCAAGTACAATCATCCTAGGCAGGCTGGAGGCTCTGCTACCCTTGTGACACTAAATTATTATGGTTATCCATTGCGACCG GGTGAGAAAGAATGTTCCTATTATGTGAAAACTGGGAGATGCAAGTTTGGTGGAACCTGTAAATTCCATCATCCCCAGCCTGCTGGCATCCAAGTTCCAGCGTCATCACTGGTTCCTCCAGTTTCAACTTTACCTGTACCAGTACCTTCACCGTTATATCAATCTGTACAGCCTCCATCTGGTCCTTCATCTCAACAAATTGGTGTACTGGTTGCAAGACCACCGCTTTTACCTGGTTCACTAGTCCACAGCCCTTACGGTCCTGTGGTTCTGTCCCCTGCCATGGTCCCTTTTTCTGGCTGGGGTCCATATCAG GCTCCTGCAGCAAGTCCCGTCCTTCCTTCTACTACTCCATCTAATGTTGGGTCAGCACAGCTTTATGGGATAACTCAGTTGCCTTCATCACCAGCTGCCTATGCTGGACCTTATCAACCTTCCGGTTCTTCTCTTGGTCTTTCAGGCAGTAGTCAGAAAGAGCAGTCATTGCCAGAAAGGCCTGATCAGCCAGAATGTCAGCATTACTTAAAGACAGGGGAGTGTAAATTCGGTCCATTATGTAGGTATCACCATCCACCAGACATGAGTGCACCGAAAGGGAATGTAATTCTTAGTCCTGCTGGCCTTCCGTTACGTCCG GTGTATACTCGATAA
- the LOC130955662 gene encoding 60S ribosomal protein L18a-like codes for MVTFRFHQYQVVGRALPTESDQHPKIYRMKLWATNEVRAKSKFWYFLRKLKKVKKSNGQVLAINEIFEKNPTKINNYGIWLRYQSRTGYHNMYKEYRDTTLNGAVEAMYNEMASRHRVRFPCIQIIKTATIPAKLCKRESTKQFHNSKIKFPLVFKKVRPPTRKLKTTYKAKKPNLFM; via the exons ATGGTTACCTTCAGG TTCCACCAATACCAGGTTGTCGGGAGGGCTCTCCCTACTGAGTCAGATCAGCACCCTAAGATTTACCGCATGAAGCTCTGGGCTACCAATGAGGTTCGCGCAAAGTCCAAGTTCTG GTATTTTCTGAGGAAGCTGAAGAAAGTTAAGAAGAGCAATGGTCAGGTCCTTGCCATCAATGAG ATTTTTGAGAAGAACCCAACCAAGATCAACAACTATGGTATCTGGTTGCGCTATCAGAGTCGGACAGGGTACCACAACATGTATAAGGAGTATCGTGACACCACTCTAAATGGTGCTGTTGAGGCGATGTACAATGAGATGGCTTCTCGCCATAGGGTTAGGTTCCCCTGCATTCAAATTATCAAGACTGCCACCATTCCAGCCAAGCTTTGCAAGAGGGAGAGCACCAAACAATTCCACAACTCCAAGATTAAGTTCCCATTGGTTTTCAAGAAGGTTAGGCCACCAACAAGGAAGCTAAAGACCACGTACAAGGCCAAGAAGCCTAACTTGTTTATGTAA
- the LOC130955663 gene encoding 60S ribosomal protein L18a-like protein, giving the protein MGTGGTTSASCSDEANMPPYYGTFQGVANFYPPQPSSSHNSYQGYTLLPVYAVLEGHPIRERRLPCCGLGLGWCMFILGFFLGGIPWYFGTFLLLCTRVDYREKPGLIACTIVSLIIVIAITLGSSHRHFVWWT; this is encoded by the exons ATGGGTACTGGGGGAACCACCTCCGCCAGCTGCAGCGATGAAGCCAACATGCCTCCCTACTATGGAACCTTTCAAGGCGTCGCTAACTTCTATCCTCCTCAGCCCTCGTCCTCCCATAATTCTTACCAAGGATACACCCTCCTTCCCG TTTATGCTGTTCTTGAGGGACACCCCATAAGAGAACGCCGTCTTCCTTGCTGCGGACTTGGCCTGGGTTGGTGCAT GTTTATACTGGGATTTTTTCTTGGGGGCATTCCCTGGTATTTCGGAACTTTCTTGCTACTATGTACGCGGGTGGATTACCGAGAAAAGCCTGGATTGATTGCGTGCACAATTGTT TCCCTCATAATTGTGATAGCCATTACCCTTGGCTCGAGTCATCGACATTTTGTTTGGTGGACATGA